The Coregonus clupeaformis isolate EN_2021a chromosome 20, ASM2061545v1, whole genome shotgun sequence genome contains a region encoding:
- the LOC121572353 gene encoding serine/arginine-rich splicing factor 7 isoform X2, translating to MSRHGRNGGDAKVYVGNLGTGAGKGELERAFGYYGPLRTVWIARNPPGFAFVEFEDTRDAEDAVRGLDGKLISGSRVRVELSTGMPRRSRYERAPTNRPFDSNDKCYECGERGHYAYDCHRYSRRRRSRSRSHSRSGGRRYSRSRSRGRGRRSRSFSPHRSRSPRRSRALTPKRSRSRSKSRSRSRSLSRAKNRSGSVGRSKSGSPTRSHSTSRSPRRSDSSERDD from the exons ATGTCAAGACACGGTCGAAACGGAGGAG ACGCTAAGGTTTACGTCGGTAACCTGGGCACTGGTGCGGGGAAAGGAGAGCTAGAGCGGGCGTTCGGGTATTATGGACCCTTGAGAACAGTGTGGATTGCTAGGAACCCCCCTGGGTTTGCCTTTGTGGAGTTTGAAGACACCCGGGATGCAGAAGATGCAGTCCGTGGCCTTGACGGCAA GTTAATTTCTGGATCTCGAGTTCGAGTTGAATTATCTACAGGGATGCCGCGGCGATCTCGGTACGAGCGTGCGCCCACCAACCGGCCCTTTGACTCCAACGACAAGTGCTATGAGTGTGGTGAGCGGGGCCACTATGCCTACGACTGCCACCGCTACAGTCGACGCAGGAGGAGCAG GTCCCGATCTCACTCCAGGTCCGGTGGGAGGAGGTACTCGCGCTCTCGCAGCCGGGGCCGTGGCAGGAG ATCAAGATCCTTCTCTCCACACCGCTCTCGTTCTCCTAGAAGATCTAGAGCCCTTACCCCCAAGAGATCAAG ATCTCGATCAAAGTCCAGATCAAGGTCTAGGTCACTTTCTCGTGCAAAGAACAG GTCTGGTTCTGTGGGCAGATCCAAGTCTGGTTCCCCCACGAGGAG CCACTCTACCTCGAGGAGTCCTCGTCGAAGTGACAGCTCGGAGAGAGACGACTGA
- the LOC121572353 gene encoding serine/arginine-rich splicing factor 7 isoform X1 encodes MSRHGRNGGDAKVYVGNLGTGAGKGELERAFGYYGPLRTVWIARNPPGFAFVEFEDTRDAEDAVRGLDGKLISGSRVRVELSTGMPRRSRYERAPTNRPFDSNDKCYECGERGHYAYDCHRYSRRRRSRSRSHSRSGGRRYSRSRSRGRGRRSRSFSPHRSRSPRRSRALTPKRSRSRSKSRSRSRSLSRAKNRSGSVGRSKSGSPTRSCSKSKASPQKLSHSTSRSPRRSDSSERDD; translated from the exons ATGTCAAGACACGGTCGAAACGGAGGAG ACGCTAAGGTTTACGTCGGTAACCTGGGCACTGGTGCGGGGAAAGGAGAGCTAGAGCGGGCGTTCGGGTATTATGGACCCTTGAGAACAGTGTGGATTGCTAGGAACCCCCCTGGGTTTGCCTTTGTGGAGTTTGAAGACACCCGGGATGCAGAAGATGCAGTCCGTGGCCTTGACGGCAA GTTAATTTCTGGATCTCGAGTTCGAGTTGAATTATCTACAGGGATGCCGCGGCGATCTCGGTACGAGCGTGCGCCCACCAACCGGCCCTTTGACTCCAACGACAAGTGCTATGAGTGTGGTGAGCGGGGCCACTATGCCTACGACTGCCACCGCTACAGTCGACGCAGGAGGAGCAG GTCCCGATCTCACTCCAGGTCCGGTGGGAGGAGGTACTCGCGCTCTCGCAGCCGGGGCCGTGGCAGGAG ATCAAGATCCTTCTCTCCACACCGCTCTCGTTCTCCTAGAAGATCTAGAGCCCTTACCCCCAAGAGATCAAG ATCTCGATCAAAGTCCAGATCAAGGTCTAGGTCACTTTCTCGTGCAAAGAACAG GTCTGGTTCTGTGGGCAGATCCAAGTCTGGTTCCCCCACGAGGAG CTGTTCAAAATCTAAAGCTTCACCTCAAAAACTAAG CCACTCTACCTCGAGGAGTCCTCGTCGAAGTGACAGCTCGGAGAGAGACGACTGA
- the LOC123481495 gene encoding gem-associated protein 6-like: protein MDEWRQLKPLEWCKYVNKEVKVTAHEKQQHNGWVFTVDPVSASIVLVTFQEKGGTPTVRVVTGHAVQEGEVLQEGNEEMAGRLRVVFTPPGARALGPEEVRRRKESLRLWLEKNRIPVEEEGEMLRVANVLTVSAPYGAEDCSSSNEIILARVQSLVESNPDSSPDQPANS, encoded by the exons ATGGACGAGTGGCGTCAACTGAAGccactggagtggtgtaaatatGTCAACAAAGAGGTCAAAGTGACAGCGCACGAGAAACAACAACATAATGGTTGGGTTTTTACCGTTGATCCAGTATCTGCCAG CATCGTCCTAGTGACCTTCCAGGAGAAGGGAGGCACGCCGACGGTCCGAGTTGTGACAGGCCACGCAGTGCAGGAAGGGGAGGTCCTCCAGGAGGGCAACGAGGAAATGGCGGGGCGGCTGAGGGTTGTTTTCACACCCCCGGGAGCCCGCGCCCTTGGCCCGGAAGAAGTGAGACGCAGGAAAGAGAGCCTCCGCCTGTGGCTGGAAAAGAACCGCATCCCCGTGGAAGAGGAGGGCGAGATGCTGCGTGTAGCCAACGTGCTGACAGTGAGCGCCCCCTACGGAGCAGAAGACTGTAGCAGCTCCAACGAGATCATCCTGGCCCGAGTGCAGAGCCTGGTGGAGAGCAACCCCGATTCATCTCCAGACCAGCCTGCCAACTCCTGA
- the LOC121572353 gene encoding serine/arginine-rich splicing factor 7 isoform X3 produces MSRHGRNGGDAKVYVGNLGTGAGKGELERAFGYYGPLRTVWIARNPPGFAFVEFEDTRDAEDAVRGLDGKLISGSRVRVELSTGMPRRSRYERAPTNRPFDSNDKCYECGERGHYAYDCHRYSRRRRSRSRSFSPHRSRSPRRSRALTPKRSRSRSKSRSRSRSLSRAKNRSGSVGRSKSGSPTRSCSKSKASPQKLSHSTSRSPRRSDSSERDD; encoded by the exons ATGTCAAGACACGGTCGAAACGGAGGAG ACGCTAAGGTTTACGTCGGTAACCTGGGCACTGGTGCGGGGAAAGGAGAGCTAGAGCGGGCGTTCGGGTATTATGGACCCTTGAGAACAGTGTGGATTGCTAGGAACCCCCCTGGGTTTGCCTTTGTGGAGTTTGAAGACACCCGGGATGCAGAAGATGCAGTCCGTGGCCTTGACGGCAA GTTAATTTCTGGATCTCGAGTTCGAGTTGAATTATCTACAGGGATGCCGCGGCGATCTCGGTACGAGCGTGCGCCCACCAACCGGCCCTTTGACTCCAACGACAAGTGCTATGAGTGTGGTGAGCGGGGCCACTATGCCTACGACTGCCACCGCTACAGTCGACGCAGGAGGAGCAG ATCAAGATCCTTCTCTCCACACCGCTCTCGTTCTCCTAGAAGATCTAGAGCCCTTACCCCCAAGAGATCAAG ATCTCGATCAAAGTCCAGATCAAGGTCTAGGTCACTTTCTCGTGCAAAGAACAG GTCTGGTTCTGTGGGCAGATCCAAGTCTGGTTCCCCCACGAGGAG CTGTTCAAAATCTAAAGCTTCACCTCAAAAACTAAG CCACTCTACCTCGAGGAGTCCTCGTCGAAGTGACAGCTCGGAGAGAGACGACTGA